The following DNA comes from Candidatus Desulfofervidus auxilii.
ATAAATTGGGTAAGCATAAATATAAAGACGACGACAATCTATTTTTGTTATAAGCCATAAAATGAAAAAACCTAAACAGACCCAAATGATTTGTTTTATAAAAAGAGTTTTTGTTTCTAAATAACTTGTAGCACTATAAAGATTAAACAGTCCAATAATTGATAAGATAAATACAATAAACCACAATTGTCCAGAAAGTGTAAGAAAAAATCTAATTTTTTCCATATAAATATGCCTCTATTAAATCTCTAGCTAAAGGTGCTGCAGTTATACCACCTTTTCCACCATGTTCAATTAAAACTACTATTACAATTTTGGGATTTTTAGCAGGTGCAAAACCAGCAAACCAAGCATGGTCTTCAATAGAAAGTTTATTTTTGGTATTAATAGAAACTAATTGTGCAGTTCCTGTTTTACCAGCAATAGTTACTAAATGAGAACGGGCATGGTAACCTGTACCAGAAGGATGATTCATAACACCAATCATAGCATCTCTAATAATTTTTAAATTTTTTGCTGAAATAGGTAACTTACATTTTATTTCAGGTTTTATTTCTTTTATAATTTCTCCCCTTACTGAAACTATCTTTTTAACTATTTTTGGTTTATAAATATATCCTCCATTGGCTATTGCTGCAAAAAATTGAGCAAGCTGGAGAGGTGTAGCTAAGAATGCTCCCTGTCCTATGGACATATTTAAGGTTTCTCCTTCTGGCCATCTTGTTTTTTTAGTCTTCCAATACCAAGTGGGATTAGGTACTAATCCTTTAGCCTCTTTTATTTCAATACCTGTAAGTTTTCCAAATCCACATTTATAAGCATACTGTGCTAATCTTTCTGCTCCTAACCAAAGACCTAATTGATAAAAAAATACATCACAAGATTGAATAATTGCCCGCTTTACATCCATCCAACCATGTCCTATTTTTTTCCAGCAATGGAATACACGATTGCCAAGTGGAAATCTTCCAGAACAATAAATTTTAGTTCTTGGAGAAATTACTTTTTCTTCTAAAGCAGCAATAGCTGTTACTATTTTTAAGAGTGATCCTGGTGGATAAAGTCCAGCTGTAACTCGATTTTCTAAAGGATGGCCAGGATGTTTTTTAATTTTATTCCATGTTTTTTCATCCATACCTTGAACAAAAAGATTTGGGTCATAACTAGGGCTACTAGCAGAAATTAAAATCTCTCCTGTAAATGGGTCAAGAGCCACAATGGCTCCTTTTTTTCTTTTTAGTAAAATTTCAGCTTTTTTTTGAAGATTTGCATCCAAAGTAAGATATAGATTATTACCAGGTTCTGGTGAAATTTCTTTCAAAGTGCGAATAATACGTCCAAGTGCATCTACTTCTAAATAACGTTTCCCTTTTTTACCAGCTAAATTTTTTTCATAGCTTTTTTCTAAACCACTTTGACCAACAAAATCTGTAGGTTCGGCATCAGGCAATGTTTTTAATTGTTTTGGGGTAATAAGACTTACATAACCAAGAAGATGAGATGCGAGAATTCCATTTGGATAAAATCTTAAAGGAATAACAGTAATTTTTAAAGCTGGGAAAAAATAAGAGCGTGTTTCAATAATAGCTACCTCTTTCCAAGAAAGTCCTTTTTTTAAATAAACAGGACTCAAGGGATATTTTAGTTCTTTTTTAATTAATTTTAGTACTTCTGAGCAATCTTTTTGAAGAATAGAGGAAAGGAAAGAGGCATATAATTTAAGCATTTTTTTATTTTTAGGTAACTTTTGAGGATAAAGTAAAAGACAAAAACTTGGGCGATTTGTCGCAAGAATAATGCCATTTCTATCATAAATGATGCCTCTTGCTGCTGGGATAGATTCTATTTCTAAGCGATTTTTTTCAGCTAAAAAGGCATATTCCCTTCCTCGAGCAAGTTGCAAATAAGCAAGTCTTATTCCAATAACAGCTAAAAGACAAAAAACTATTAGACGAAAATGAATAAGACGTTTTTGCCATTTTTTTAAAATTCTATTTTGATTAACTGGCATCAGAAAATAATATATCGTAAACTTTAAAAACAATTGGAGCAAGAAGAGTAGTAGTAAAAATAAATATGATAATTTCTTTAAATGTTTCTTGCAAATTTAATTCAAAGATTAAAGACCATATATATTGCCAACCTTTTAAAAATAACATGCCTATAAAAACAAAAATAGTCTGAGTAGAAATTTTAAGCCAAATGATTTTTTCTTTTATTTTAAAACCCCACCATCTAAGACATAAAAATCCACTAAGATAAATACCTAAGAGATTTCCCTTATAAACATCAAGTATTGCTCCCCAAAACGCTATAGGTAAAAAAGTGGGTGAGGAAAAAGCTATATAAAAAATATTGAGCAAAAATATAAGAAAACATAAATAAGTAAAAGAATTTTTAGCAGGAAATAAAGATAAAAAAAACCATATACTAGGTAATAACCAAAAAATTAAAAAATGTTTTTTAAATTTACTCATGATTAAGTTTTTGAGGTAATTTTAATAAAACAATTAATTCTTCTAATCGTTGAAAATCAACTGATGTTTGTAACTCAATTTCTTTAAAGAGACTAGGAATTGGTTCAGAGATATGTATAACTTGACCAACAGGAATACCCTTTGGGAAAATACCATCTAGTCCAGAAGTGATAAAAAGATCACCTATTTTTACATCTTCTTCTTTTGGTATATATTTAATTTTTCCTCTGTTCATACCAGTTCCTAAAAAGATACCATGGATTCTAGTTCTTTGTGACATTACCTCTACTCTACTATTACTATCAATAATGGTTAAAACTTTGGCATAATGAGGAGAAAGAGCAACTACCTGTCCAACAATTCCTTTAATACTTATTACTGGTGAATGTAATTTTACACCATCTTTTTTGCCTTTATCTAAAAAAATAATCTTTGGATTAAACTGAGGGGCATAAGCAATTACTCTAGCTCCTGTTGATGGATAAGGTAATTCTTTTTTTAAACCTAAAAGTTTTTCTAATCTTTGATTTTTATGAAGTAATTCTTCACACCATATTTGCTTTGCTTCCAAAGTTTGAAGCTTTTTTTTTAACAGTTGATTTTCTTCTTTAATTTTTTTAATATTCAAATAAGTTTGTTTTATTTCTTCCAAAGAATGCCAAGCATAAGTTATTCCTTTAGAGAATGGAGCTGATATTTCCATTAAAATTTTGGTTAAAAAATGCCATCGTGTATCTAAAATAAACAATACAAAAAAAAGAAAAAAAAGACCTATTCCTTTTTTTCTTTTTAAGATAAAAGAAAAAATTTTATGTAATTGCAACTTCCCTTAAGATATCAATATTTTCTAAAGCTTTTCCTGCACCCAAAACAACAGTAGAAAGAGGGTCTTCAGCAATAAAGACAGGCAATTGTGTTTTTTCCCGTAATAATTTATCCATACCTCTTAATAATGCACCACCTCCAGTAAGCATAATTCCCTGATCCACAATATCTGCTGCTAATTGAGGAGGTGTTTGTTCTA
Coding sequences within:
- the mrdA gene encoding penicillin-binding protein 2, with product MPVNQNRILKKWQKRLIHFRLIVFCLLAVIGIRLAYLQLARGREYAFLAEKNRLEIESIPAARGIIYDRNGIILATNRPSFCLLLYPQKLPKNKKMLKLYASFLSSILQKDCSEVLKLIKKELKYPLSPVYLKKGLSWKEVAIIETRSYFFPALKITVIPLRFYPNGILASHLLGYVSLITPKQLKTLPDAEPTDFVGQSGLEKSYEKNLAGKKGKRYLEVDALGRIIRTLKEISPEPGNNLYLTLDANLQKKAEILLKRKKGAIVALDPFTGEILISASSPSYDPNLFVQGMDEKTWNKIKKHPGHPLENRVTAGLYPPGSLLKIVTAIAALEEKVISPRTKIYCSGRFPLGNRVFHCWKKIGHGWMDVKRAIIQSCDVFFYQLGLWLGAERLAQYAYKCGFGKLTGIEIKEAKGLVPNPTWYWKTKKTRWPEGETLNMSIGQGAFLATPLQLAQFFAAIANGGYIYKPKIVKKIVSVRGEIIKEIKPEIKCKLPISAKNLKIIRDAMIGVMNHPSGTGYHARSHLVTIAGKTGTAQLVSINTKNKLSIEDHAWFAGFAPAKNPKIVIVVLIEHGGKGGITAAPLARDLIEAYLYGKN
- the mreC gene encoding rod shape-determining protein MreC, with the translated sequence MEISAPFSKGITYAWHSLEEIKQTYLNIKKIKEENQLLKKKLQTLEAKQIWCEELLHKNQRLEKLLGLKKELPYPSTGARVIAYAPQFNPKIIFLDKGKKDGVKLHSPVISIKGIVGQVVALSPHYAKVLTIIDSNSRVEVMSQRTRIHGIFLGTGMNRGKIKYIPKEEDVKIGDLFITSGLDGIFPKGIPVGQVIHISEPIPSLFKEIELQTSVDFQRLEELIVLLKLPQKLNHE